Proteins encoded together in one Phycisphaerae bacterium window:
- a CDS encoding substrate-binding domain-containing protein, which produces MTANRSTLLDKGAGKSKPLYLQIRQKLADSILADELRPGQRLPNVTKLVREWNVHPRTIKSALDLLEQDGLIRQEPRRGAFVAGVEQVTQTSMLFVRWSGDPLCVRIAEGVQQFAHEVDVEVMVVDARQDHRSFTDAIAHPPEGTAGLLIMPFDSPAYRQAVRSSLDAGLKVVFVDRVLPGIETSAVTADHFAAGYRVTRHLIETHQRPVHYVGSTQIPSSCHERCRGWAAAMQEHNFGELERFAWELPVPEFESCQLPFEDIFDNPRRAALRMFAEARPAVTCVHASNDYVGKGVYLAAEQSGLRIGRDVFVGGSGGLPICQMLEPPLTSVYQDGVRLGYEAARLLHQELTGAVRRPMHRVLPVELQVRQSSTG; this is translated from the coding sequence ATGACCGCCAACCGATCGACATTACTGGATAAGGGCGCCGGCAAGAGCAAGCCGCTGTACCTGCAGATTCGCCAGAAGCTGGCCGACTCGATCCTCGCCGACGAGTTGAGGCCCGGCCAGCGGCTTCCCAACGTCACGAAGCTCGTCCGCGAGTGGAACGTGCATCCCCGAACGATCAAATCGGCGCTCGATTTGCTGGAGCAGGACGGTTTGATCCGTCAGGAGCCGCGGAGGGGGGCGTTTGTGGCTGGGGTGGAGCAGGTTACTCAAACATCAATGTTATTTGTGCGATGGAGTGGCGATCCGCTTTGCGTCCGGATTGCGGAGGGCGTACAGCAGTTCGCGCACGAGGTTGATGTTGAGGTGATGGTGGTCGACGCGCGGCAGGACCACCGGAGTTTTACGGATGCGATCGCCCATCCGCCGGAGGGGACGGCTGGGCTGTTGATCATGCCGTTCGACAGTCCGGCGTACCGCCAGGCGGTTCGCAGCTCGCTGGATGCCGGGTTGAAGGTCGTGTTTGTCGACCGCGTGCTTCCCGGGATCGAGACCAGCGCGGTCACAGCCGACCACTTCGCGGCTGGGTATCGGGTGACACGGCACCTGATCGAGACGCACCAGCGGCCGGTGCACTACGTCGGGTCGACGCAGATTCCGAGTTCGTGCCACGAGCGGTGCCGCGGCTGGGCGGCGGCGATGCAGGAGCACAACTTTGGCGAACTGGAGCGGTTTGCCTGGGAGCTGCCGGTTCCGGAATTCGAGTCGTGCCAATTGCCGTTTGAGGACATATTCGACAATCCCCGCCGCGCCGCGTTGCGGATGTTCGCGGAGGCCCGTCCGGCGGTGACTTGTGTTCACGCGAGCAACGACTACGTGGGCAAGGGCGTGTACCTGGCGGCTGAGCAGTCGGGTTTGCGGATCGGACGCGACGTGTTTGTGGGCGGTTCGGGCGGTCTGCCGATCTGCCAGATGCTTGAGCCGCCGTTGACGAGCGTCTATCAGGACGGCGTGCGTCTGGGCTACGAAGCGGCGCGGCTGCTGCATCAGGAGTTGACGGGCGCGGTCCGACGGCCGATGCATCGGGTTTTGCCGGTGGAGTTGCAGGTTCGCCAGAGCAGCACCGGCTGA
- a CDS encoding type II secretion system protein, with the protein MRDRSFTLIELLVVVAIIAVLIAILLPALQQARNSAGNVLCLNNLRQIVTASILYAENHGGELFDTPFDDHVFMSQGQIAGMRWDGDSVGCWTDWGLLYETGFVADGHQAFCPRDRLHSYENNWNTDLTRYINASYYSRNWFHEQQYPHSQWGVTIRNIDGRSTGYTPTTISAAENEQIARRSFIADVIDINYPETWAVQHDNAVNVGYLDGSAAPFRITPDEIRFVWIPWWNTEGRMFPDVFDKRQ; encoded by the coding sequence ATGCGAGACCGGAGTTTTACGTTGATCGAGCTGCTGGTGGTGGTGGCGATCATCGCGGTGCTGATCGCGATTTTGCTGCCGGCGTTGCAGCAGGCCCGCAACTCGGCTGGCAACGTGTTGTGCCTGAACAACCTCCGGCAGATCGTCACGGCCTCGATTCTCTACGCTGAGAACCACGGCGGCGAGTTGTTCGACACGCCGTTCGATGACCATGTGTTCATGTCGCAGGGCCAGATTGCCGGGATGCGTTGGGACGGCGACAGCGTTGGGTGTTGGACGGATTGGGGACTGCTCTATGAGACGGGTTTTGTGGCCGACGGTCATCAGGCGTTCTGCCCGCGCGACCGTCTCCACTCGTACGAGAACAACTGGAACACCGACCTGACCCGGTACATCAATGCGAGCTACTACAGCCGCAACTGGTTCCACGAGCAGCAGTATCCTCATTCTCAGTGGGGAGTTACGATCAGGAACATCGACGGGCGAAGCACCGGGTACACGCCCACCACCATCAGCGCGGCTGAGAACGAGCAGATCGCCCGGCGTTCGTTCATCGCCGACGTGATTGACATCAATTACCCTGAGACCTGGGCGGTTCAGCACGATAACGCGGTTAACGTCGGCTATCTCGATGGATCGGCGGCGCCATTCAGGATCACGCCGGACGAGATCCGCTTCGTGTGGATTCCGTGGTGGAACACCGAGGGCCGCATGTTCCCCGATGTTTTCGACAAGCGGCAGTAG